The Metabacillus schmidteae nucleotide sequence TAGGAGGGATTTTGTACTCGGCTGCACCTTTTAATGGCTGGTATATGGAAACAGAAATTGGCGCAAGAAATCTAGCTGATACTTTTCGATATAATTTGTTACCTAAGGTAGCTTCGATCATGAATTTAGATAAAAGAACACATGCAACACTTTGGAAAGACAGAGCATTAGTAGAATTAAATGTAGCTGTTTTGCACTCATTTAAAACAGCAGGAGTTAGTATTGTTGATCATCATACAGCTGCACAACAATTCAAGCTGTTTGAACAAAATGAGCGAACAAGCAGTAGAGAGCTTACTGGTGATTGGACATGGTTAATCCCTCCTGTCTCACCGGCGACTACCCATATTTTTCATCAAAGCTATAAAAACAAGGTGGTAAAGCCAAATTATTTTTATCAAAAATGTCCATATTAAAAAGAGGCTGACCCAAAAGTCTAGATTTTAGACCTTGGGTTAGCCTTTTTTCATACTTTGATCTTTTAACTAAGACAAACGTGAAAACCGGGACGTTCCATTGCGCTCCAGACACTTGCTTTCCGCGGGGAGGAAGCTGAGCCTCCTCGCCTTCGGCTGTGGGGTCTCAGCCTTTCCTCACTTCCCGCAGGAGTCAAGTGTCTTACGCTCCATTCCACTATCGATCTAAAATTGTATTCATAGAAGCAACACTCCTACGGAAACAGTCTTTTTTAAGAATAATTAAACAACAAAAAAATCGTCCCATTTTGTATAATTAAGTTACCACACCAAATTATCCAAGAAAGGAACGATTTTTTATGAAATATGATCATATCTCTTTCGTTAATTATAACATGAATCAGTTAGTTCTTCCATTAGACCTTGAAATCCTCATCCCTCAAAATCATTTATCTACCATTGTTCATGAAGCTGTAGAAAAGCTAGACGATACTTTGTTGGTTCAACCCTACAAAGGTGGTGGACGCCCATCATATCATCCGAAAATGTTACTTAAAGTCATCATTTATGCGTATACACAAAAAGTTTACTCAGGAAGACAAATGGAAAAGTTACTAACAGAAAATATCTACTTTATGTGGTTAAGTGGTAGTCAAACTCCTGATTTTCGTACGATCAATCGGTTCCGATCCGAGCGAATGAGAGACATTATCTATCAAGTCTTCTTTTCAATTGTAGAGTTACTGCGTGAAAAAGGATTAGTAAAGCTAGAGAACTATTTTGTAGATGGGACTAAGATAGAAGCAAATGCTAACCAGTATACTTTTGTTTGGAGAAAAGCGACAGAGAAATACGAAAAAAGTTTAGATGACAAATATCGTCAACTTGCTTCACAAATTGAGCATATCCTTGAAGTAGAGGAAAAGTCCGCCCCTTCCATGGGGCTGGAAGAAAAATTGAAAGAAACACCGATTACTTCGGAACAGATTGAACAAAGCATAAAAAAGTTAGAAAATCATTTAGAAACAGAACCCAAAGATAAAGAGGCAAAAAAAGCTGTTCGATTATTAAAAAAGGATTATCTTCCTCGCAAACTGAAATATGAAGAACAAACCCACCTATTCAAGGGAAGAAACAGTTTCTCCAAAACGGATACTGATGCGACCTTTATGAGAATGAAGGAAGATCATATGCGAAATGGACAGTTAAAACCAGGATATAATGTACAAACAGGAACAGAAGGTCAGTTTATTACGGGCTTCTCACTTCATCAAAGAGCAGGTGATCCAGGTTGCTTAATCCCTCACCTCAAACACTTGGAAGAGCACGGAGTGAAACCAGAAAAAATAGTTGCCGATTCTGGTTATGGTAGTGAGGAAAACTATGATTTTCTCGAAAGAGAAAGACGAATTGCGTATATAAAATACAATACGTTTGATCAAGAACAAAAAAGAAGCTGGAAAAAGAAAATCGATCGAGTAGAAAATATGGAGTACGATGAGGAGCTAGATGAATTTATTTGCGCAAACAAGCAACGCCTTATATTCCAGTATGAAACCACAAGAACATCAGATAATGAATATGTTTCAATTAAAAGAAGGTATTCTTGTTTTGAATGTACCGGCTGCCCATTCCAAATAACTTGTGCGAAAGGGAAAGATCAAAAAACAATTACAATATCTCTAGAAAATCAAAGACAACGAAAAGAAATTCGTGAACGTCTTCAGAGTGAAAAAGGTCGAAAATTATATAGTCAACGAAAATGTGATGTGGAAAGTGTATTTGGACAGCTAAAACACAATCAACAGTTCAGACGCTTTTCAATGCGTGGTCTCCAAAAAAATACGATTGAATGGGGGCTTCTTTGCGTTGCACATAACTGTAAAAAAATGCATAAAGCGATAAAGGAAAATAAAGAAAGTGAGGAAAATAGATACCAATAAGGAGGGAGGAATACCCCTTTTTATAAAAAATCCCACTATTTGGTTCTTTTCAAAAACAAATAAGAAGAAGGTGCTCAAAAAGTCGTCATTTAACGACCTTTTGAGTCACCCTCTTCAATCATTTTACTTGGAATGTTTTTCAAGTAGATTAGCTAAAAAATGTTTTTTATAGCTTTCGAGTTTTCTCTCTTCATGACGGCGAACACCAAGCTTTTTCAGTTCGTTTACATACCATCCTTTGCTTCCGCAATGCATTGAAATCACCCTTTCAGCTTATTTTTAAGAAAAAACTTATCCATATCCCAAGCAATCAGGACAAAAATAGCCTCTATTCCAAAATTGGAACAGAAGCTATGTTAAGTTTTGTGGTGCCATTGTAACATCCATAAAAAGCTGTGAAAAGGGGTTGATTTTTAACGTACATATTAAAAACGCTCTATGGAGGGACTTGAGGAAGAAAAAATTTTCTTGAAAACTCACTTATTTTCTCTTTAACTCACTTCAACCTGCTTCACTTTTGCTTCTGCCTTTTGAAACATCACATTATATAAAAAACCGCTAAAGAAGGCGAATGCTCCTAAAATGATAAATGTAACTTGGTAACCAAACCATAATGACATTGGAATGGCAATTGGTGCAATCGTTCTGCCGATCGTATAACGCAGACTCGCGGCAGCGAAATATTGCCCTCTCATATGCTCCGGAGCAAGCTTTGACACAAATGTTTGCTGCATTCCGGCTGTCATGAGCTCTGCAAGAGTAAAGATCGCCATAGCAAAGATAAATAACCAAATAGACTCTGTAAAACCAAAAACAAGCATAGAAATTCCATAAACAATAGAAGAGAGGATAAATACATTTCTTTCTTTATATTTCGTCATCAACTTTGTGATGATAATAGTAAATAAGGCAACAAGGAATCCATTTTCAGATAAAATAACACCAAAAGCCTGCTCACCATTAAGGGTTAGTGACCAATTGCCAATTGAAAGCAACTCTTGTTGATAGATTATATCTGTAATGTAAACGGGTAGAATCATATCTAATTGCATAAAAGTAAGAGCAACAAGAACTCCTGCTATGATATAGAGCAAGAATGTTTTGTCACGAAAAATAATTTGATAATCTCGAACTTGTTTAACGATCGAGCTGTACCATTTCGCTGCTTGTTCATTTTCATCTGATTTGTAGGCGGGGGCAGTTTCTCTTGTTTGTTTTGCTAGTAAAAGAGAAAGGATGATACAGACAATCCCGGACAATACTAATACTTCAAAAGGATGATCAACATAGAATATAGCTCCTAAGATAGGACCAATGACAACAGCTATATTAATAGATGTATAGAAGACGGCAAAAACACTGCTTCGATGCTTTTCTTCCACAACATCAGCAACCATTGCCTGTGAGGCCGGCCAATAGAAGGCACCGAAAACACCTGCAAAAGTAAAACAGATAAAACCTAAAAGTGGTAATTGGAGCCAAGGAGAATTCGAGAAGGCAAAAAGAATGAATGATATTCCTTGACCAAACGATGCAAGGACCATCATTGTTTTTCTGCCAAAACGATCAGCGAAGTATCCACCCATTAAGTTTGCAAGAACAGAGAACACCTGCGATATAATAAGAATGAGACCAGCCTTTTCTTTACCAAACTCAGTGGCAAAATAAATAGTTAAAAACGGAAAGAACATCCAATAGGTGATGTTCATTAATGCTTCACCAAACAAACGAATTTTAAGGTTTGTATCCCAGTCTTTAATTCTCATTTTTGAAACCTCAATTCTTTATTTATACGTTCTCATCATACTCTTTAGGGACACGAAATACAACGAGTATTTAGTATTTTACAAAAATAATAAACAAGGAGTGAAAACATGGATCTTTTCTCAATTATTGCAGAGGATAAAATAAAAAAAGCGATTCAAGATGGTGAATTTGACAACCTTCCCGGTCAAGGAAAACCATTGAAATTAGATGATATGTCACATATTCCTGAAGAATTACGTGTAGCATACAAAGTACTGAAAAATTCAAATATGCTTGATGATGTTGAACAACTAAAAAAAGAAATCAGCACCATCGAAGACCTGCTTCTTGCCTGTGATGATTTAAAAGAGACTCAAGTTTTAGAACAGAAAAAACGGGAAAAGCAATTACGAGTGGAGACATTAATGAAAAAGAGAAATCCATTCAACTCATCGGCTTCATCATTTTATAAAAATAAGATTTTGGATCGGTTTAAATAAAGGCCTTGCGAGGATTTTATTACTTGTTTATAAAAGGTATTGTATTTAACAAAGTTCTATGGAAAAACAATGTTTAGGTTGATTGAAGCGGAAGGTGCGAGACTCCTGTGGGAGTAGCGGGACAGGTGAGATCCCGCAGGCGCTTGCGCCGAGGAAGCTCACCGCCCGCCCCACGGAAAGCGAGCATCCTGGAGCTGCAATCAACCTTGCACCATACTTATTACTTTAGCAGCAAAAAAGGTAGTAATTAGGAGACTTTCTTAGTTTGAAACAACTCCAACATTTAGGAAATCAGTGCTATTTTTCAAAAAAAAGGTAATAAATTTCCCAAAAGTCGTGCAAAATGGACAATACAACACAAACAGAGGAGGGCTAAGATGAAAAAAACCATTTCTGCTTTTATTCTTATTGGCCTTATTCTCATGTCAGGCTGCCAACAAACAACAGAAGAGCAACCTGAACGGGCAGAAGAGCCAAAAGAAACAAACCCGGAACAAGAAAAGAACGAAGACACTCAGGAAAAATCTGAGGAAGAACTTGAACAAGAAACGGCTGATAAAGTAATCTCCCTCATAAAAGCCAAAGATGTTGAAGAACTCACAAACTATGTTCATCAAGAAAAAGGTGTGTTGTTCTCTCCATACGCTCATATTGAAAAAGATGCAATCACGGTTAAGAAAGACGAAATAGCCAACACTTTTAAATCCCAGGACAAGCTGACATGGGGCACACGGGATGGAAGTGGAGAACCTATTGAGTTAACACCAATTGAATATTACAATGAGTTTATTTATGATGCTAATTACGCTGAAGCAGACGAAGTGGTACTTAATCCAACAGAACCAAGGGGAAATACAATTAAAAATATTGATGAAGTTTTCCCTGATACTCATGTGGTCGAATATTACGTCAAGGGAACAGAAGAAAATGGCAATATGGACTGGAAAGCATTAAACCTTGTCTTTGAAAAAGATCAAACAGGTGAATGGAAGCTTGTTGCCGTCGTTCATGATCAATGGACAATTTAATAAACTCCCGAGGACCTTCACTAAGTGTGAGGGTCTTTTTGATTGTCTAACTTATAATTAGTTCTCACACCTTCTAGGCTTTTTAATAAAATATTAAAAAGCCTAGAAGGGAAGAGAAGTTGATGTGGCATTTGATCTTATGGATTGTGTTTGGTTCTTTGTTGCTACTTTCAATTGGTATTGGTCTGATAAGCCGGCTGCTTCTTTCGCCAAAAAAGGTACCTTATGAAAAAACATATAAGCTTGGCATCCAAAAAGGGGAAATAGATGATCGCTTGTTTCAAGAGAAGAAAAAAGAAGAGCTTTTTATTCCATCTTATTATGGTTATAAGCTCCATGGCATGCTGTTTCCAGTGGAAAATAGCAGGAAAGTAATGATTATTGCCCATGGTATAAAATGGTCATTATTTGGGAGTTTTAAATATGTAGAAATGTTCCAAAAAAGGGGCTATAGTGTTCTGTTGTGTGATCATAGATTCCATGGATTAAGCGGAGGGAAATACACCTCATTTGGTTATTATGAAAAAGACGACTTAAAAGCATGGATCGATTACATTTTCTCAAGAATGGGCGAAGGTGTTATTATCGGGTTGTTAGGTGAATCACTAGGAGCGGCCTCAGCTTTGGAGGCAAGCAAACGTGATCATCGTGTGAAGTTTTGTATTGCGGACTGTGCCTTCAGTGACTTTTCAACACTGTTACGTATAAGGCTGAAACTGGACTTCAAGCTACGGTTATTTCCGATTATTGATTTAGTCAGCCTCATTATTAAGCTTAGACATGGCTGGAGCTTTCCTGAAATCTCTCCTATAAAAGGCTTGGAAAAAACCAAAACACCTATATTGTTTATACACGGAAAAGAGGATCGTTTTATTCCTTTGCAAATGACTGTAGATATGTTTAAACGAAAAAGGGAAAATAAAAAGCTATACCTAGTACCACGTGCCGGTCATGCAGAAGCATTTAATGTTGATCCAAAAGGGTATGAAAAGAGGGTTATTGATTTTATTAAAGAAATAGAAGGTGTAAAAGCCAACTTATGTTAATAAAGGGTTCCGTTTTCGGGTGCATTCCTACTAAATGATACAAGAATTGACGTATGAATTGGCATACGTCTTTTTCCTTATTTATCAACGTTTAGTGCAATTTTATTGAGGGATCAAGAGGGTCTGCCTAATCGGTTGGGGAGATAAGGTAATTAGACGGAGAAAATCCCCTTATTTAATTAATTATTATTAAAAAAGCATAAATAGACGGAGAGATTCCGCCTATTAACTCGAAAAATGCAAAATAGGGAGATATTGCTTTGCTTAATCGGAAAACCTCCCCTTATTTACCCCTAAACAAGTTCCATTCTGCATCTAACCGGAAAATCTCCGCTTATTTTCCTTTTGCTGGTTACTAGATTCAGGACAAGACATTATAAGTTGGCTTAAAATTATTTGCCTAACCCAAGTTCCATTCCTCATGTAGCTTCGGTACATCTGAGATGAGCTGCTGGGTATATGGATGCTGTGGATTTATTAGAACCTGGTCAGCATTGCCCTGCTCAACAATTTTTCCTTTTTCCATAATGTAAAGAGTGTCACTTACATAATAGGCTAATCCTACATCATGTGTAATAAAAATAATCGTCATATCATTTTCATCTCTTAGCTTTAGTAACATATCTAAAATGGTAGAGCGGGAGCATGCATCAACCATCGATGTTGGCTCATCAGCCAGCAGTACCTTTGGGTGAAGCAGAAAAATTCTCGCAATCATCAGTCGTTGCATTTGTCCGCCGGAAAGTTCAAACGGATATTTATTATACAATTCCTCAAACTTAAGATTGACGAATGTACAGGCCTCTTTCATCTTTTCGAAACGTTCTTCTTTTGAGAGCTTTAGTCCTTGCAAATCTATACAGTCGTTTAATAACTTTTCAACCTTGTGAAATAAGTTAAAGGATGAAAAAGGATCTTGGAAAATAGCTTGGATATCTTGCCAATAGGCTTTTCGATCACGATGACTTTTTAGTTTGCGGGGCTGACCTTTATAGGTGATTTCTCCACTTGTTTCTTTTAATAAACCCATAACAATTTTAGCAAGTGTGGTTTTTCCGCTCCCACTTTCACCAACTATTGAAATAATTTCACCGCGGTGGAAGGCAAAATTGACAGAATCAACGGCGGTATTTTTGTTTTTACCATACCCGAAGACTTTGGTAATATTATTACCGCTAATTAATATCTCCTGTTCAGGCTTCATTTGCGTACCACTCCTTTAATGTTTCACTGTCAATTCGACAACGATACAAACGGTCACCTACATGCTGGGTAGTGACTTTGCTGCTCTTACATTCATCGGTCGTGTAGGAGCATCTGTCTGCAAATCGGCAGCCTTGTATTTTCTTTTTTAAGTTCGGTGGTGCACCTGGAATGGCTGCTAATTTATGTTCTTTCATTCCGGACTCAGGCACAATGATGGAGCCCATCAGCTTTTTTGTATATGGATGAATCGGATTGAAGATGACGTCTTCAGCCTTTCCGCGTTCGACAATTTCTCCTGCATACATGACCATGATCTCATCTGTGACATGATAAAGTAATGGTAGTTCGTGTGTGATAAAGACTAATGATCGGATGAACTTTTTATCTAATAAATCTTTTAATAGCTTGATCACGACTTTTTGTGACGTAACATCAAGGGCAGAGGTTGGTTCATCTGCAATGAGAACCTTAGGGTTTAAAATTGTGGAGATCGCAATAACCGTTCTTTGTTTCATACCACCGGATAATTCATTGGGATACGAATTTAACACTTTAGAAGATAAATTTAATGTCTCAAATCGTTCAGCAGCCATTTCATAAACCTGTTTTTTTGATAATTCCGGGCGATGCTCTTTCATAATATCTTCGATGAATTGAATGACTTTAATTGTTGGATTTAGTGCATTCATTGCTGCTTGGGGAATATATGCGATTTCCCTGCCTAATACCTGCTTTCTAAGCTTCTCTTTTTCCAGCTTCATAATATCAACATCATTGATGGAAATGGATCCGCTTCCAAAATGGAGTGGAGGAAAATAAAATCCCATTAAACTTAGAGCTAATGTTGACTTTCCACAGCCTGATTCACCGGCAATTCCGATCGTTTTTCCATCCTCAAGATGAAAATCAACGCCATCCACAGCAAAGACTTTCTCTTTTAATCTCGTTTTATAGTAGGTTTTTAGATCTTTTACTTCTAAAATATTTTTACTCATTTATCTTAGCTCCTTATCTTAGGATTGAAGATTTCATCCATACCTGTGTTCATCAAATAAAGGGAGAATGTGATAATCGCAATGGAAATCGCTGCTGGTATAAACGCCCACCATGCACCCGAAACAGGAGCTTCAAATGTTAAAGCCCAGTTCATAATAATTCCAAGGGATATCGTATTATAAGGTCCTAAACCAAGCATGGAAATGGAGGCTTCTGATAGAATTCCTGATGCTGTTTGCAGCACAAATGCCATTACAACATAAGACATAATATAGGGAAGAATCTCAAAAGTAATAATTCTTGGTGTACTGTGACCTGATATTTTAGCGATATTTACATGGTCTCTGTTTCGTAGGGAAGAGGTTTGTGCCCTTACCGCACGAGCTGTCCACGGCCAGCTTGTAATCCCGATCACAATTGCGGTAATTAATGTACTCCTTGAGTCAATGCTTACCGAAATTAAGATTAAAACGATAAAAGAAGGGATAACAATGAAAATATTTGTTACCGCTGTCAAAATATCATCAACAATCCCACCGATGTAGCCTGCTGACAATCCGATAATTAAACCTATGACGGTTGCACTTAAGCCGGCAACTAAACCTACAAAAATGGAGGTTTTAATACCGTGAACAAGCTCCAAAAATAGGTCTCTACCAAAGTTATCTGAGCCTAATAGCAATTCAGCACTTGGAGGTTGAAACGCTAATGCCACCATTTCTGTCGGATCGCTAGTATTAATTAATGGATAAATCGTGACAAAAGCAAGCATCAAAAGAAAGGTAATGGCACCAATGAGAAATTTAGGGGAGCGAATTAATATTTGAAAAGAACTATTCATATTATTCTTCCTCCATTTGTGTCGCTTTAATTCTTGGATCAACTAAGCCGTAGATGATTTCAATTGTAAAGTTCGCTAAAAGAACAGAAATGGCAATTAAGAGAGTTGCACCTGAGATAAGCGGGTAATCCAGTTGGCGAATGGCTGTAAATAGCCATGTTCCAATGCCGGGATAACTAAAGACAATTTCTGTGATTAAAGATCCGCCGATCATTGTACCAATTGATAAAGCTAGACCTGTAATTTGGGGAAGCATCGCGTTTTTAAATACATATCTAGCAATCGTTGAATCTTTTATTCCTAATAATTTACTATATAGCACATAATCTGTGTTTAATTCATAGATTGACATCTCCCTCATTCCGATAGCTTGACCACCAATTGTGACTAAAACAATTGATAGGAAGGGGAGGAAGTGATGACTTATCACAGATCCGATAAATTCAAAACTTAAGTTTGGCGTCATTTGATAATTATATCCACCAGATGTAGGGAACCAATTAAGAGTTAAGCCAAAGATGTACAGCATAATGATTGCTAAGATAAAAAATGGAATCGAGTTAATAAATAAGAAGGTTGGGAAAAGTACTTTATCGAATACACCTTTTTTATAAGCGGCAATAGCTCCAAGTGCATTACCGATAATCCAGCCAACCAGAATGGCAGGCAGCTGTAATGCTAAAGTCCAAGGTACAGCTGATGCAAGAATGGAAGTAACTGGTGTTGGATAAAGACCAAATGATGTTCCTAAATCCCCCTTCATCAGATTCCCTAAATAAATAAAAAATTGCTGCCATAATGGCTTATCAATTCCGAACTCTTCAGCAAATGTATCATACACTTTTTTTATCGAATCACTGTCTGTCATTCCTTGTGTCATTTGGCCTGCGATCACACTAACCGGGTTACCATCGATGAGTCTTGGTAATAGAAAGTTTAATGCTACGGCAATAAATAAGGTCACTAAATACCAGAGGGACTTTTTAAAGAAAAATTTCCGATACGCGTTCATATATGTTCTACACCCCCATTAAAAATGTTTTATTTGAAGAAGAAAGGGGGAAATCCCCCAATTCTCCTTCTTATACAGGAACTATTTATTCTTAATTTGATAAAGATCCTTAATACCCGCTCCGTCTATTGAAATTTGCGGAGGAATATTGCTTCCATCCCCATCGGTAGCAAAACCTTCCCACACTGATTCGTTCACTGTATGGAATACCCAAGGTCTGTACATGAGTGGAATAGTTGGAACGTCTTCTAAATAAATCTTAGTTAGCTCTGTGTACATTTCTTTTAGTTTGGCTTCATCTGTAACAGTCGGAATTTCTTTAATTAATTCATCTGCTCTTTCGTTTTTATATCTTCCCCAGTTCCAAAACGCCATCTCACCGATTGGAGCAACACCTTCAGAGTACATAATTGTTCTTGCTCTGTTCCAAGGTTGACTTGGGCTTACAGCACCGGCAGGGGTATCCATGATAATATCAAACTTTCCTGTTTGTCGGTTATTCGTCCATACAGGTGCTTCAGGGAAGTTGGTTCTAATTTCAATACCGATCGCTTTAGCGTTTTGGGCGACGATTTCCAGAGATGCATTCCAATCTGACCAACCATATGGAGCTTCAATTTCCCAAGGTCCAAGTCTAACTCCATCAAGGACACGTATGCCGTCAGCACCTTTTTTTGCTCCGATACTGTCAAGCAATTCATTAGCAGCATCAACGTCTGTTGTCCATTGAAGTGATTTGATCGCTTCTTGATCAACGAATTTTGACTCAGAAGGAGTATCTAACGTAATCGATGGCTTCATTTCACCGGAATAACCACTCATCGCTAATTCGGAAATCTTATCATAATCAATTGCCATAGCTATCGCTCTTCTAACATCAGGATTATCAAGACCTTCTTTCGTTGTATTAAAGAAGATCGATGGCATTGATCCTGGTAAATAGTAAGGTTTATCTTTTAAGTATGTTTTAATCGGAGTTCCGTCTTCCCACATCTTCCATACTTGAGGGATAAATTGCTGTGATACATCTACTTCACCTTTGCTAAACGCAAGTGAACCAGCAGCATTATCTTTATAGATAACATGGCTTACATATTTAGGTGCCGGCAGTCCTCCGAATAACTCCTGACCCCAATAGTTATCATCTCTTATTAACGTGATTTTTTGGTTGTCAAATGTATGCATTTTATAAGGACCTGTTCCAACTGGCTCAGGATTTACTTCCTCACGAATAGCAGCTATATCATTGTTATGTGTTTTTTCAATCGCTTCCCACACATGCTTTGGCATCATAGGGACTAACTGCAGACTATCTAAGACAGTGAGTCGATTAGGATTGTCTTGCTTTAAGCGAATGTTGACGGCATTCTCACCGTCAGCTTCAACACTTTCAATCGCTTCCCAGAAGTTACTCCAGGAAATAGGATATTTGTTTCCAAGCTCGTACGAATACACGACATCTTCAGCGGTAAAAGCTTCTCCGTCATTCCATTTTGCATCAGGATTTAACTCAATATGAAGAGTCGTATCATCTGTCCATTCATAACTTGTACCAAGTAAAGGCTCCAGTGCACCATCTAGCATGTTAATCATAAACAAATTTTCATAAACGAGTGATCTTGAGTTTGCGTAAGCAACTGGGAATGATGGATTCCCACCTAACGGGCTAAATGTTGAAGGTGGACCCCACTGTAATCCATTAACATAAAGTGTTTCATTTCTTGGTGTTGATCCCTTGGAAGTATCTCCTTCTTCTGTTCCGGGTTTATCAGTTGTCGTATCGGTTGTAGAAGGTGGCTTAACCTCATTATTACTACAAGCCCCAAGCAAAGCAAAAACCATCAATAACCCAAAAATTAATCCTAAAACTCTCGTAAATCTCATGACTAGCTCCCCCCTCTTGCAATTGTTAGAAAGCGCTTTCAATGATAAATATATTAGAGATGTGGAAAACAAGAACTACTTTTTATAAAAAAGTTTATGAAGTGAATCTTTTTGAGGCTACTTCTTGTTGCTAATCAATACTACTTTTACACTAAGTAGTGGAAAGGGAGCATTTTGTAGCACTATGGGACGAATGTGGCTGCAAATTCCTTTTTATAGAGAAACAATTTAGTGAAAGTTAATTTCAAAAAGTTTAACCTCGGCTTGTCCGGGTATTGATGATGTATATAAAGGCTCATTCATTAAAGATTGTTGTTTTAAAAACTACTTAGGTTGATTGGAGCGGAAGGTGCGAGACTGCTGTGGGAGCAGCGTGACAGGTGAGATCCCGCAGGTGCTTGCACCGAGGAAGCTCACCGCACGCCCCACGGAAAGCGAGCAACCTGGAGCGGAAATCAACCATCACCACAATAGTTAAAGAGCAACAAGTTGAATCAGCCTACACAGAAATAAAGGAGGAATGAACAGCATGTCAAAAAAAATTGCTGTCGTGTTAACAAATTCTTTTGAGGATTCCGAGTATACCGAACCAGCTAAAGCATTTAAAGAAGCTGGTCATACTCTGACAACTATTGAGAAAGAAAAGGGAAAAACCGTAGAAGGAAAACAAGGAGAAGCAAAGGTAGAAATTGATGCAGGTATTGATGATGTGCAGCCAAATGAATTTGATGCATTATT carries:
- a CDS encoding IS1182 family transposase; translated protein: MKYDHISFVNYNMNQLVLPLDLEILIPQNHLSTIVHEAVEKLDDTLLVQPYKGGGRPSYHPKMLLKVIIYAYTQKVYSGRQMEKLLTENIYFMWLSGSQTPDFRTINRFRSERMRDIIYQVFFSIVELLREKGLVKLENYFVDGTKIEANANQYTFVWRKATEKYEKSLDDKYRQLASQIEHILEVEEKSAPSMGLEEKLKETPITSEQIEQSIKKLENHLETEPKDKEAKKAVRLLKKDYLPRKLKYEEQTHLFKGRNSFSKTDTDATFMRMKEDHMRNGQLKPGYNVQTGTEGQFITGFSLHQRAGDPGCLIPHLKHLEEHGVKPEKIVADSGYGSEENYDFLERERRIAYIKYNTFDQEQKRSWKKKIDRVENMEYDEELDEFICANKQRLIFQYETTRTSDNEYVSIKRRYSCFECTGCPFQITCAKGKDQKTITISLENQRQRKEIRERLQSEKGRKLYSQRKCDVESVFGQLKHNQQFRRFSMRGLQKNTIEWGLLCVAHNCKKMHKAIKENKESEENRYQ
- a CDS encoding YflJ family protein, with translation MHCGSKGWYVNELKKLGVRRHEERKLESYKKHFLANLLEKHSK
- a CDS encoding MDR family MFS transporter translates to MRIKDWDTNLKIRLFGEALMNITYWMFFPFLTIYFATEFGKEKAGLILIISQVFSVLANLMGGYFADRFGRKTMMVLASFGQGISFILFAFSNSPWLQLPLLGFICFTFAGVFGAFYWPASQAMVADVVEEKHRSSVFAVFYTSINIAVVIGPILGAIFYVDHPFEVLVLSGIVCIILSLLLAKQTRETAPAYKSDENEQAAKWYSSIVKQVRDYQIIFRDKTFLLYIIAGVLVALTFMQLDMILPVYITDIIYQQELLSIGNWSLTLNGEQAFGVILSENGFLVALFTIIITKLMTKYKERNVFILSSIVYGISMLVFGFTESIWLFIFAMAIFTLAELMTAGMQQTFVSKLAPEHMRGQYFAAASLRYTIGRTIAPIAIPMSLWFGYQVTFIILGAFAFFSGFLYNVMFQKAEAKVKQVEVS
- a CDS encoding DnaJ family domain-containing protein, which gives rise to MDLFSIIAEDKIKKAIQDGEFDNLPGQGKPLKLDDMSHIPEELRVAYKVLKNSNMLDDVEQLKKEISTIEDLLLACDDLKETQVLEQKKREKQLRVETLMKKRNPFNSSASSFYKNKILDRFK
- a CDS encoding alpha/beta hydrolase; the encoded protein is MWHLILWIVFGSLLLLSIGIGLISRLLLSPKKVPYEKTYKLGIQKGEIDDRLFQEKKKEELFIPSYYGYKLHGMLFPVENSRKVMIIAHGIKWSLFGSFKYVEMFQKRGYSVLLCDHRFHGLSGGKYTSFGYYEKDDLKAWIDYIFSRMGEGVIIGLLGESLGAASALEASKRDHRVKFCIADCAFSDFSTLLRIRLKLDFKLRLFPIIDLVSLIIKLRHGWSFPEISPIKGLEKTKTPILFIHGKEDRFIPLQMTVDMFKRKRENKKLYLVPRAGHAEAFNVDPKGYEKRVIDFIKEIEGVKANLC
- a CDS encoding ABC transporter ATP-binding protein — translated: MKPEQEILISGNNITKVFGYGKNKNTAVDSVNFAFHRGEIISIVGESGSGKTTLAKIVMGLLKETSGEITYKGQPRKLKSHRDRKAYWQDIQAIFQDPFSSFNLFHKVEKLLNDCIDLQGLKLSKEERFEKMKEACTFVNLKFEELYNKYPFELSGGQMQRLMIARIFLLHPKVLLADEPTSMVDACSRSTILDMLLKLRDENDMTIIFITHDVGLAYYVSDTLYIMEKGKIVEQGNADQVLINPQHPYTQQLISDVPKLHEEWNLG
- a CDS encoding ABC transporter ATP-binding protein — encoded protein: MSKNILEVKDLKTYYKTRLKEKVFAVDGVDFHLEDGKTIGIAGESGCGKSTLALSLMGFYFPPLHFGSGSISINDVDIMKLEKEKLRKQVLGREIAYIPQAAMNALNPTIKVIQFIEDIMKEHRPELSKKQVYEMAAERFETLNLSSKVLNSYPNELSGGMKQRTVIAISTILNPKVLIADEPTSALDVTSQKVVIKLLKDLLDKKFIRSLVFITHELPLLYHVTDEIMVMYAGEIVERGKAEDVIFNPIHPYTKKLMGSIIVPESGMKEHKLAAIPGAPPNLKKKIQGCRFADRCSYTTDECKSSKVTTQHVGDRLYRCRIDSETLKEWYANEA
- a CDS encoding ABC transporter permease → MNSSFQILIRSPKFLIGAITFLLMLAFVTIYPLINTSDPTEMVALAFQPPSAELLLGSDNFGRDLFLELVHGIKTSIFVGLVAGLSATVIGLIIGLSAGYIGGIVDDILTAVTNIFIVIPSFIVLILISVSIDSRSTLITAIVIGITSWPWTARAVRAQTSSLRNRDHVNIAKISGHSTPRIITFEILPYIMSYVVMAFVLQTASGILSEASISMLGLGPYNTISLGIIMNWALTFEAPVSGAWWAFIPAAISIAIITFSLYLMNTGMDEIFNPKIRS